The proteins below are encoded in one region of Pacificitalea manganoxidans:
- a CDS encoding ABC transporter permease yields the protein MAYGRGGPILRRIAQAIPVVTGVVLISFALTRALPGDPAAYFAGLMADEDSIAQVRAELGLDEPLMMQLLYYVRDLLQGDLGMSLTTGQPVVSDLASRLPASLELTLFALLLSTLVALPLGVVAAVRQGSWIDHLCRVLVTAGVSMPTFFTGILLVYVFYYLLGVAPSPLGRLDFLYIPPPHVTGFYLIDAPLAGEWGTFMGALKQLILPGVTLALFTLAPIARMTRAAMLSALSADFIRTARAAGLSKRRVLFGYALRNALLPVVTTLGMVFSFVLGANVLVEKVFAWPGIGSYAVEALVVSDYAAVQGFVLVMALLFVALNLIIDLIYAVIDPRIGVN from the coding sequence ATGGCTTACGGACGTGGCGGCCCAATTCTGCGCCGCATCGCACAGGCAATCCCGGTCGTGACCGGGGTTGTCCTTATCTCCTTCGCGCTGACCCGCGCGCTGCCGGGCGACCCGGCAGCCTATTTCGCGGGGCTGATGGCCGACGAGGACTCGATCGCGCAGGTCCGGGCCGAACTGGGGCTGGATGAGCCGCTGATGATGCAGCTGCTCTACTATGTGCGCGATCTGTTGCAGGGTGATCTGGGCATGTCTCTGACCACGGGGCAGCCCGTCGTGTCGGATCTTGCCAGCCGCTTGCCGGCCTCGCTCGAATTGACCTTGTTCGCGCTGCTTCTGTCGACGCTGGTGGCGCTGCCGCTGGGCGTGGTCGCGGCGGTGCGGCAGGGCAGCTGGATCGACCATCTGTGCCGGGTGCTGGTCACGGCGGGCGTGTCGATGCCGACCTTCTTCACGGGTATCTTGCTGGTCTATGTCTTCTACTACCTGTTGGGGGTGGCGCCTTCGCCGCTCGGCCGGTTGGATTTCCTCTATATCCCGCCGCCGCATGTCACGGGGTTCTACCTGATCGACGCGCCGCTGGCGGGCGAGTGGGGCACCTTCATGGGCGCGCTAAAACAGCTGATCCTGCCGGGTGTGACGCTGGCGCTGTTCACGCTGGCGCCGATTGCGCGGATGACCCGTGCGGCCATGCTGTCGGCCCTGTCGGCTGATTTCATCCGCACGGCCCGCGCCGCCGGGCTGAGCAAGCGCCGGGTTCTGTTCGGCTATGCGCTGCGCAATGCCCTGCTGCCGGTGGTAACGACGCTGGGCATGGTGTTTTCCTTTGTGCTTGGCGCGAATGTGCTGGTCGAGAAGGTCTTTGCCTGGCCCGGGATCGGCTCCTACGCCGTGGAGGCGCTGGTGGTGTCGGATTACGCCGCCGTGCAGGGGTTCGTGCTGGTGATGGCGCTGCTGTTCGTGGCGCTGAACCTGATCATCG